In Papaver somniferum cultivar HN1 chromosome 9, ASM357369v1, whole genome shotgun sequence, the genomic stretch ttcggttggttcacaaacttcaacatattttgcgaatcaactgaactgggcttatatatgcatatatgcaattaggcaaacgttcggttactacgaaatttatttctttgcgaattaggtagagttcggttacgaagtttcaaaggtagagttcggttacaaagaaaacttaacatttttgcgaacgaaccgaacttgtggacttctcattattttcgtaaactaaagttcggtgatatccttattttgcgaaggaaccgaacttatggacttgtgttgttctaatataaggagttcggttaaaagtatttttttgagaatcaaccgaactctgagttcggttaagaaaaaattaaatcatgataaccgaacttttctctgaaaaaacccatccattaaacctctctgcaacttccattttcaactcattttaatgattatttctcatttattcaaccaaaaacgaatgacaaataatgggtttgtgagaatatctttgttaatgttttaaattaagctatatatatatatagtggtggtggtggtggtaatcggaggtggtggtggtaatcggtggttggtggtggtgataatcggaggtggtggtggtggtaatcggcggtggtggtcggtggttggtggtggtaatcagtggttggtggtggtgataatcggaggtggtggtggtggtaatcggcgatgttgggaggtggtggtgggaggaggtggtggttatatatatatataggtggttattgggttggttttaaattaaattaggttaaaggtagattagtcatttcaatgctttaggacatcccttataactataggaaaagtgacctaataaaatcatggtcccctcaaaaaagccATGGTCTCTAAAAAATCGTTCGAAAAAACTATGAAACAAATGGCAGTCAGCCCTAGTCATAAGGTAGTTCAGCCCTGGTAGGCTCTTTTATCTAGATTAGTGTTCGACTCCACCGCAAAAATGACCATATATAAGACTTGAGGGTTGATAACTTCATATGGGCCCTTCAAAGTTTGGCTAGAGGGGACTCGGAtaattttggaagaaaatattAAGCCTGCTTGAAACTCATTAATGAAGCGAAGATAACATTGCTTTTTTTTAATGATAGGTCAATAGGAAAAGATTCAAAGAAAAACAGGTACTTAGGGTACCTCAACCCGATAAAAATAACCGACACATAAAATGTAAGATCGAATTTGGAATCGATCAcccaaagaaaaaaacaaaaatcaaagagCCAAGTAGATTAATAAAAAAACATACACCAAATTTCTCAAATCCAAATCAGCATGGCCGATACAAAGGACAAAGATGACTACGTTATTTTTATAGCCTTCCTTATGCAAACTTGATCTGCTGGTTTTTGAACACTTGAATGCAAGTTTTTGTAATTTCCCTTTTTACTTGCTTGTAAATACTTATGCTTGCAGCCCTTGGTTTCATTAGCCCTCGCCAATACTGGGAGCTGACCCTACCTGGCTTGACAAGTTTGGCGCAGTGCAGCTTACAATTTTCAAACGTTTTATATATGAGACTATGAATCTCAATAATTAGATCCGTTGTGAAAGCAGCATAATCGCCATTTAGCTTTAaaagtattccattttgcaattttATACATTTTGCTTTTGCGTTAATGCTTCAatgcttttgtttttatttttgttttactttatttttcctcAAATTAAACAGAAAATGGAGACaccatcagcaaaaaaaaatcaagtaaaaTGGATAAGatactttcaagaaaaaaaactatAATCCGTACTATAATGCTCTTTTCATAGACAACTATCGACCAGTACTCAAATTCTCCACTTAGTGATTGATATAATCAATATTGGCTGAAAAATCTATAAATAGGACTCCCCAATAATCAACATTTCATACTTCATACGCACCTTTGAACCTTTTTTACTAAATTTCACGGCTCCTCCTATGCATTTCCTTCTATTTTTCGCTATCCTCCTTTGCTCTGCTGTTCTAGTAAAATCTCAAGTTCCCAAAAAGCaaacttttcagttcataaaccaAGGCGAATTCAGCGATTATATAGTTGAATATAATGCAAATCATCGTATTATAAGCACCAATCTAGGTACATTTTATAACTACCCATTCCGTCTATGTTTCTACAACACTACTCCTAATGCACACATTCTTGCCTTACGAGCTGGTATCCCTAACGATGAAGACTTAATGCGTTTGGTATGGGATGCTAATCGAAATGACCCAGTCCACGAAAATGCTACTctaacttttggccgcaatgGTAATTTAGTCCTAGCTGATGTTGATGGTCGTGTAGTTTGGCAAACCAACACGGCCAACAAAGGTGTTACCGGCATTTCCCTGCAACCTAATGGAAATCTAGTACTTCATGATAAGAATGGGAAGTTTGTCTGGCAGAGTTTCGATTATCCGGTTGATACCCTTTTAGTAGGTCAATCTCTTAAGCTCAATGGTGGGAAAAACCAGCTCGTTAGTCGTATATCAAATGTGGATGGTCGAGATGGTCCTTACAGTATTGTGATTGACAAGAAAGGCTTCCCAATGTATCTGAAAAATTCAGGCAAATCTCTCCGATACGGAGGTTGGAGAGGTGAAGGTCTTCTGAATATATCATTTGATGCAGTGCCTGAAAATCGTAGTATTACTTCTTATGAATTAACACTGGCTTTTAGCGAACAGCA encodes the following:
- the LOC113308759 gene encoding EP1-like glycoprotein 2, with the translated sequence MHFLLFFAILLCSAVLVKSQVPKKQTFQFINQGEFSDYIVEYNANHRIISTNLGTFYNYPFRLCFYNTTPNAHILALRAGIPNDEDLMRLVWDANRNDPVHENATLTFGRNGNLVLADVDGRVVWQTNTANKGVTGISLQPNGNLVLHDKNGKFVWQSFDYPVDTLLVGQSLKLNGGKNQLVSRISNVDGRDGPYSIVIDKKGFPMYLKNSGKSLRYGGWRGEGLLNISFDAVPENRSITSYELTLAFSEQQQPNTPTRHLLQSRPVGNSRGIILKKLNYNATYSFLRLESDGNLKVFTYYTNTSYFKWDQTYAFFGDEVRECGLPSKCGSFGFCDKRMCIACPSPNGLLGWSESCRPPVIPSCANGGADVKYYKIAGVQHFTSPFDEAQGPMKVNDCRDKCSKDCKCAGFFYREESSKCFFVPVLGTLIKDTNTSHVGYIKY